Proteins encoded together in one Pseudomonas asiatica window:
- a CDS encoding Bax inhibitor-1 family protein encodes MLENETFNRLGTNHKISASIYNLILGAVLLWGFFVNWYLVITVPPDIVRSIPMMLFLVGYLITALPGVAIIFKSEKPLYSFLGYNLIVIPVGLLLVIVLPKYSHENIVNALQATVLLTVTMMLLGSVFPRFFKRIKASLCIALIAVIFVELAQVWLFGIHLAVIDWITALIFCGYIGVDWGRANQIERTVDNAIDSAASLYLDIINLFLRVLRIMSKK; translated from the coding sequence ATGCTGGAGAACGAAACCTTCAATCGACTCGGAACCAATCATAAAATATCGGCGAGCATCTACAATCTGATCCTCGGCGCAGTACTGCTGTGGGGCTTCTTCGTCAACTGGTATCTGGTAATCACGGTGCCGCCCGATATTGTTCGGTCCATCCCCATGATGCTGTTCCTGGTTGGCTACTTGATCACCGCGTTACCGGGTGTCGCGATCATCTTCAAATCTGAAAAGCCGTTGTATAGTTTCCTCGGCTACAACCTGATCGTGATTCCGGTCGGGTTGCTGCTTGTCATCGTCCTCCCAAAGTACTCACATGAAAACATCGTGAATGCCTTGCAGGCGACCGTCTTGCTAACCGTTACCATGATGTTGCTGGGGTCTGTATTCCCCCGCTTCTTCAAGCGCATCAAGGCGTCATTATGCATAGCTTTGATAGCTGTGATCTTCGTTGAATTGGCGCAGGTTTGGTTATTCGGTATCCATCTCGCGGTAATTGATTGGATCACAGCACTGATCTTCTGTGGCTATATCGGGGTTGATTGGGGGCGTGCGAACCAGATTGAGCGTACCGTGGATAATGCAATAGACAGCGCTGCATCGCTGTATCTAGACATTATCAATCTGTTTCTGCGGGTCTTGCGGATCATGTCCAAGAAGTGA